The Flavobacteriaceae bacterium 3519-10 genome includes a window with the following:
- a CDS encoding Putative stomatin/prohibitin-family membrane protease subunit YbbK: protein MAYLGIIIFLGLVVLFASFFTVKQATAAIVERLGKFHVVRQSGLHLKIPFIDQVAKRMNLRIQQLDVIIDTKTLDNVFIRMKVSVQYQVITAQVADSFYRLENPENQITSYVFDVVRAEVPKLKLDDVFVRKDDVAIAVKGELQEAMQSYGYDIIKALVTDIDPDEQVKHAMNRINAAEREKTAAEYESEAQKIRIVAVAKAEAESKKLQGMGIADQRREIAKGLEESVKMLNEAGISSQEASALIVVTQHYDTLHSIGANNRSNLVLLPNSPSAASSMLNDLVVSMAATQKMEESTKGDYPPPSGKHLH from the coding sequence ATGGCTTATTTAGGAATTATTATTTTTCTCGGACTTGTGGTGCTTTTCGCCTCGTTCTTTACGGTGAAGCAGGCCACAGCTGCGATCGTAGAGCGGCTTGGCAAGTTCCATGTGGTGCGCCAGTCGGGTCTGCATCTTAAAATCCCCTTTATCGACCAGGTTGCGAAGCGTATGAATCTGCGGATTCAGCAGCTTGACGTAATCATCGATACCAAAACACTCGATAACGTATTTATCAGAATGAAAGTCTCCGTACAATATCAGGTGATTACTGCGCAGGTTGCCGATTCATTCTACCGCCTTGAGAATCCCGAAAACCAAATTACATCCTACGTTTTCGATGTTGTTCGTGCTGAGGTGCCAAAGCTGAAACTCGACGATGTTTTCGTACGAAAAGATGACGTGGCGATTGCGGTGAAGGGTGAACTTCAGGAAGCGATGCAGAGTTACGGTTACGACATCATCAAGGCGTTGGTAACCGACATCGATCCGGATGAGCAGGTGAAACATGCGATGAACAGGATTAATGCAGCTGAACGCGAAAAAACAGCAGCAGAATACGAATCTGAAGCTCAGAAAATCCGTATCGTAGCCGTTGCAAAGGCTGAAGCAGAATCTAAAAAACTTCAGGGTATGGGTATTGCCGACCAACGACGCGAAATCGCAAAAGGTCTGGAGGAATCTGTAAAAATGCTTAACGAGGCAGGCATCAGTTCGCAGGAAGCTTCGGCACTTATTGTGGTGACGCAGCATTATGACACGCTGCACTCAATTGGCGCCAACAACCGCAGCAATCTGGTTTTGCTGCCTAATTCGCCAAGTGCTGCAAGTTCAATGCTGAATGACCTGGTGGTATCTATGGCTGCCACGCAGAAAATGGAAGAGAGCACAAAAGGAGATTATCCGCCACCAAGCGGCAAACATCTTCACTAA
- a CDS encoding amino acid permease-associated region, giving the protein MNQLFRRKHYSESDQPSGLLRVLGVRDIVFFGIAAIIGAGSFSSLGEAVFRGGPGVIILYLICGFACGFTALCYAEFASRIPQAGSAYTYAYASFGELIAWIIGWALIMEYSFGNIYVAFSWSDYFTSFMERIGIHVPDYLSCSYTEAKKAFFGGSENKELLNAWKSAPLIGNHKIIFDLPALVINGLITWLCYVGVKESKNFNNIFVLLKLFIILLVIAVGIAFINTDNWFPVSTDTGVASFMPNGFAGVMTAVSGVFFAYIGFDALSVLSEETKDPQRNLPRGMIISLVLCTVIYIILTLVLTGMVDYRKFDGIGDPLAFIFDAGNANIPWMEFVVSLGAIIAITTVLLVFQMGQPRIWYAMSRDGLMPKKFMEIHPKHKTPAFATIVTGIVVGIPILFTDKSFILDFTSIGTIFAFVLVCGGVLLLPAKQKIKGRFHMPYINSRFIFPLIFIGGLIFFYFWQPEFFQNLLDWNDVAQREFRISVTFFILINLVLCVLAFVRNLSLIPLVGLSSCLYLLTGMSHNNWFWFLVWFAIGMIIYFSYGFRNSKLNNELNGDLN; this is encoded by the coding sequence ATGAACCAGCTTTTCAGAAGAAAACACTACAGCGAAAGCGACCAGCCGTCAGGTTTGCTGCGCGTGCTGGGTGTTCGCGATATTGTATTTTTCGGCATTGCGGCCATCATCGGTGCCGGAAGTTTCAGCAGCCTTGGTGAGGCTGTTTTCCGTGGCGGTCCGGGCGTCATCATCCTCTATCTGATCTGCGGTTTTGCGTGTGGTTTCACCGCGCTGTGTTATGCTGAGTTTGCGAGCCGTATTCCGCAGGCTGGTTCCGCCTACACCTATGCGTACGCGAGTTTTGGGGAATTAATTGCCTGGATTATCGGATGGGCACTGATTATGGAGTATTCTTTCGGGAACATCTACGTAGCATTTTCGTGGAGTGATTATTTCACGAGTTTTATGGAAAGAATCGGCATCCACGTTCCCGATTATTTAAGTTGCAGCTACACCGAGGCAAAGAAAGCGTTCTTCGGAGGCTCAGAAAATAAAGAATTGCTGAATGCCTGGAAAAGCGCACCTCTTATCGGCAATCATAAAATTATATTCGATTTGCCTGCTCTCGTAATTAACGGGCTGATTACATGGCTGTGCTATGTCGGCGTGAAAGAATCGAAAAACTTCAATAACATTTTCGTTCTTCTTAAACTGTTCATTATACTTCTTGTCATCGCTGTTGGAATCGCGTTCATCAATACGGACAACTGGTTTCCGGTAAGTACAGATACGGGCGTGGCTTCGTTTATGCCAAACGGTTTTGCAGGCGTTATGACGGCCGTTTCGGGCGTGTTTTTCGCTTATATCGGCTTTGATGCACTCAGCGTTTTATCAGAAGAAACAAAAGACCCACAACGTAACCTGCCGCGCGGAATGATTATTTCGCTGGTTTTGTGTACCGTAATTTATATTATCCTTACACTGGTACTTACCGGAATGGTAGATTACCGAAAGTTCGACGGGATCGGCGATCCGCTTGCGTTTATCTTCGATGCGGGCAACGCCAATATACCGTGGATGGAGTTTGTGGTTTCACTCGGAGCAATCATCGCGATTACTACTGTCCTTCTGGTATTTCAGATGGGCCAGCCAAGAATTTGGTATGCGATGAGCCGCGACGGACTGATGCCTAAAAAGTTTATGGAAATTCACCCGAAACACAAAACACCCGCTTTTGCAACCATCGTTACCGGAATTGTTGTCGGAATCCCGATTCTGTTTACCGACAAATCGTTCATCCTCGACTTCACCAGCATCGGAACCATTTTCGCGTTTGTGCTGGTTTGCGGTGGCGTTTTGCTGTTGCCTGCAAAGCAGAAAATCAAAGGCAGATTCCACATGCCGTATATCAATTCAAGATTTATTTTTCCGCTCATATTTATTGGTGGACTCATTTTCTTTTACTTCTGGCAACCGGAATTCTTTCAGAATTTATTAGACTGGAACGACGTTGCGCAGCGCGAATTCCGGATTTCAGTTACATTTTTCATCCTGATCAATCTCGTGCTTTGCGTGCTGGCCTTTGTCCGCAATCTTTCGCTGATCCCGCTCGTAGGGCTCAGTTCATGCCTTTATCTTCTTACCGGGATGAGCCATAATAACTGGTTCTGGTTCCTCGTTTGGTTCGCAATTGGTATGATTATTTATTTCTCATACGGGTTCAGAAACAGCAAACTGAACAACGAACTCAACGGCGATTTAAATTAG
- a CDS encoding TPR-domain containing protein, whose product MNSQKIFAAAAIFYFGISEAQQSQFFSDRENYRFSLAENLYQNKIYNASQFEYARQYFYNASLNNSQKEAAQFFDNVIGVILRKNHAEQGLEAFIKEYPNSAYFAQANLPLADYYLAQKDFDKALETLNNVNQYQLSREENTQYIMKLGYAKFMTGDSKGAMEALEEAYQNAEASDQTDIAYMLGHLYYADGQNDKAFSFFDQIKENGKYAPLVRPYYVQMYFNEQDYDKAISEGNSLLSENISADYKAEVHKIIGESYFMKGDYASAYPHLKNYLESKQNPSESDLYEMGFVAAQLKKYDEAVSYYNQLINSDSATSQNAYYQLGNAYLEVGKKQEALSAFRSAYQMNYDPKVQQLAHVQYAKLSYDIGNPFESAPTVIQGYINKYPRSSEVAEMKSLLVKSYLYSGDYQGTLSAIDKMPDSTPELNKIDQEVSFLLGTEEFNKGNFDAAEKYFLRSLEFNINKEFNTRATYWLAQTYYQKGNYPSAIVRYERILNENFAEKQQLTYDLGYAYFKSKKFAQAQKYFSEYLKNPKTEFKNDAELRLADTYYADNQLNEAIAIYDKTENADDYTLFQKAMALGFKGDTEAKISSLKSLLSKYKSSEYADDALYEIGTAYAANEDFTNANDYFSQVIKSSSDQDLVANAQIYRAQNYIDLNQNEKALTEFRALANQYKNTSYAAKVVQAARPAFMKTNDIAGYQSFAQSAGVKLDASELDEINLSSARNYYASKDYKNAIPLYEKYLTQNPTGDGLFQAQYELGESYYQSKNAAKSLLVLQEVAGVQNDYQQDAQTRIAQIYLEQNNTNEAKKYLEPLANSANVNVKNFANLELMKIYADEKNFAQAEKFADLVLSNSKNSPSITEQAKVIKARSLMNKGRDTEAKTAYAALEKSANTEVAAESLYAKAFYQNKGKAFKSSNETVFKLANNYASEEYWGAKALLLMARNYIGLKDNYQASYTVDQIIANYQDFTEIVAEAKEVKKMIKK is encoded by the coding sequence ATGAATTCACAAAAAATCTTCGCTGCGGCTGCCATTTTCTATTTCGGAATTTCAGAGGCTCAGCAATCTCAATTTTTCAGCGACCGCGAAAATTACCGTTTCAGCTTAGCCGAAAACCTTTATCAGAACAAAATTTACAATGCGTCCCAGTTCGAATATGCCCGGCAGTATTTCTACAATGCCTCGCTGAACAACTCCCAAAAAGAAGCTGCACAGTTTTTCGATAACGTGATTGGTGTTATCTTACGAAAAAACCATGCGGAGCAGGGCCTGGAAGCGTTCATTAAAGAATATCCGAATTCTGCCTATTTTGCGCAGGCCAATCTGCCGCTTGCCGACTATTATTTAGCCCAGAAGGATTTCGATAAAGCCCTCGAAACATTAAATAATGTAAACCAATATCAGCTTTCACGGGAAGAAAATACCCAGTATATCATGAAGCTTGGCTATGCTAAATTCATGACCGGTGATTCTAAAGGTGCAATGGAAGCTCTGGAGGAAGCCTACCAAAACGCGGAGGCATCGGACCAAACCGACATTGCTTATATGCTCGGGCATCTTTATTATGCAGACGGACAAAATGATAAAGCATTCTCTTTTTTCGATCAGATCAAAGAAAACGGCAAATACGCGCCTTTGGTTAGGCCGTATTATGTGCAGATGTATTTTAACGAACAGGATTACGACAAGGCTATTTCTGAAGGTAATTCGCTGTTATCGGAAAATATCTCAGCTGATTATAAAGCCGAAGTGCATAAAATTATTGGCGAAAGTTACTTCATGAAAGGTGACTATGCCTCGGCTTATCCACACCTTAAAAATTACCTTGAAAGCAAGCAAAACCCCTCAGAAAGTGATCTGTATGAAATGGGTTTTGTGGCGGCACAGCTTAAAAAATATGATGAGGCAGTTTCCTATTACAATCAGTTGATTAACAGTGATTCCGCGACCTCGCAGAATGCATACTATCAACTCGGCAACGCATATCTTGAAGTGGGCAAAAAACAGGAAGCGCTGTCGGCATTCCGTTCGGCCTATCAGATGAATTATGATCCGAAGGTTCAGCAGCTGGCTCATGTGCAGTATGCTAAACTGAGTTACGATATCGGGAACCCGTTTGAATCTGCACCCACGGTTATTCAGGGATATATCAACAAATATCCGCGGAGTTCTGAAGTTGCGGAAATGAAATCGCTGCTTGTGAAATCTTATCTTTATTCCGGTGATTACCAAGGAACACTGAGCGCGATCGACAAAATGCCGGACTCAACGCCGGAGCTTAATAAAATAGATCAGGAAGTCTCATTTTTGCTGGGTACCGAAGAATTCAACAAAGGCAATTTTGATGCTGCTGAAAAATATTTTCTGAGGAGTCTGGAATTTAATATCAACAAAGAATTTAATACCAGAGCTACTTACTGGCTGGCTCAGACCTATTATCAGAAAGGAAATTATCCTTCAGCAATTGTGCGTTACGAACGGATACTCAACGAAAATTTTGCCGAAAAACAGCAGCTTACTTACGATTTGGGTTACGCCTATTTTAAATCGAAAAAATTTGCGCAGGCTCAGAAATATTTCAGTGAATATCTTAAAAATCCGAAAACTGAATTTAAAAATGATGCCGAACTTCGGTTAGCCGACACATATTACGCAGACAATCAGCTTAATGAAGCGATTGCGATTTATGATAAAACTGAAAATGCAGACGATTATACTCTGTTTCAGAAAGCGATGGCATTAGGATTTAAAGGCGATACCGAAGCGAAAATCTCGTCACTTAAATCTCTTCTGTCCAAATACAAATCTTCTGAATATGCTGATGACGCACTGTACGAAATTGGTACTGCGTACGCAGCGAACGAAGATTTCACCAACGCCAACGACTATTTTTCGCAGGTTATAAAATCCAGTTCCGATCAGGATCTGGTCGCCAATGCGCAGATTTACCGCGCCCAGAATTATATCGACCTGAATCAAAATGAAAAAGCACTGACGGAGTTCCGCGCGCTTGCCAACCAGTATAAAAACACGTCGTATGCCGCCAAAGTGGTTCAGGCCGCACGTCCGGCGTTTATGAAGACTAATGATATTGCGGGTTACCAAAGTTTCGCACAAAGTGCGGGCGTAAAATTAGATGCTTCGGAACTGGATGAGATCAATTTAAGCTCCGCCAGGAATTATTACGCCTCCAAAGATTATAAAAACGCAATACCGCTGTACGAGAAATATTTAACCCAAAACCCTACAGGGGACGGCCTTTTTCAGGCTCAGTATGAATTAGGCGAAAGTTATTATCAGTCAAAAAACGCAGCCAAATCGCTTCTTGTTTTGCAGGAAGTAGCGGGCGTTCAGAACGATTATCAGCAAGATGCCCAAACGAGGATCGCGCAGATCTATCTTGAGCAGAACAACACCAACGAAGCCAAAAAATATCTCGAACCGCTGGCGAATTCAGCAAACGTGAATGTGAAAAACTTCGCGAATCTGGAATTGATGAAAATCTATGCGGATGAGAAAAATTTCGCGCAGGCAGAGAAATTCGCAGATCTGGTGCTGTCAAATTCGAAAAATTCACCTTCAATAACCGAACAGGCAAAAGTGATTAAAGCCAGAAGTTTGATGAACAAAGGCCGCGATACCGAAGCTAAAACAGCCTACGCTGCGCTCGAAAAATCTGCAAATACGGAGGTTGCCGCCGAATCTTTGTACGCGAAAGCGTTTTACCAGAATAAAGGCAAAGCCTTTAAATCTTCTAATGAAACGGTCTTCAAACTGGCGAATAACTATGCTTCGGAAGAATATTGGGGAGCGAAAGCACTGCTGCTGATGGCCAGAAACTACATTGGTCTTAAGGATAATTACCAGGCGAGTTATACCGTGGACCAGATTATCGCGAACTATCAGGATTTCACTGAGATCGTGGCCGAAGCCAAGGAGGTGAAAAAAATGATTAAGAAGTAA
- a CDS encoding putative TonB-dependent receptor: MNKRIQILSILFIGISQVAFSQIAEEKLILDRKREPEVKKIEKKKTSVEAEKNYPPEAKSANPVEYDITNVPAASDFKTSTIQGEDISPKFDAENQNSYFQFGMGNFGKILADGNISTTLENGIEVGADAHFLSTTGLKKEYNWNSKQNLGNVGVYLNSFGDKGKLNVSADYGLNNYNYFGIYALAPEADINLERRTNRISVNGFYDFYSNEILNDVRIKSSFLGDKFDAKESQAEILLNLSKHGVEVPLDDFMMNADLGLNLETLRSEFAILSENASSMLNATVSPQLTFYKGDSYLKLGSDFSFLNSKNSTRTSDQIQENKTYWFPKAELQFAAADEFKFYAGVDGGLKLNSYAEMLEENPYLVSDQELRATETKYKFYFGLRGDIDQSIKYDFRAGYGKINDVMFFRSNGLFDESFTLSRAAYDYANTFSAVYDNGTVSEVRGSIQYFPLANLIVEGELNFEKYDLDNYENIYNKPLLNAAIGAKYSLLEKKLNLGAKAFFRSDATTNSFALTQSVLAPNIYSSVENLDDKVGGFADLNLSAEYKVHKNFSIFALGNNLLNTNYQTFKGYKVLGAQFLGGVKISF, encoded by the coding sequence ATGAACAAGAGAATTCAAATATTATCCATTCTGTTTATCGGCATTTCGCAGGTTGCATTTTCGCAGATCGCGGAAGAAAAACTGATACTTGACCGCAAACGTGAACCGGAAGTAAAGAAAATTGAGAAGAAAAAAACATCGGTTGAAGCAGAAAAAAATTATCCGCCGGAAGCCAAATCGGCCAATCCGGTAGAATATGATATTACCAATGTGCCTGCCGCTTCAGATTTTAAAACTTCAACTATTCAGGGTGAAGATATTTCGCCAAAGTTCGATGCAGAAAATCAGAACAGTTATTTTCAGTTCGGAATGGGGAATTTTGGTAAAATCCTTGCCGACGGAAATATTTCAACTACACTAGAAAACGGTATTGAAGTGGGCGCAGATGCGCATTTTCTTTCAACAACCGGATTAAAAAAAGAATACAACTGGAATAGCAAACAAAACCTCGGCAATGTTGGAGTGTATCTGAATTCATTCGGCGACAAAGGAAAACTGAATGTGAGTGCAGATTATGGCCTCAATAATTACAATTATTTCGGAATTTACGCGTTGGCGCCCGAGGCAGACATCAATCTTGAACGCCGGACGAACCGTATCAGCGTAAATGGCTTCTACGATTTTTATTCAAATGAAATCCTGAATGACGTTAGGATTAAATCGTCTTTTTTGGGCGATAAGTTTGATGCGAAAGAATCTCAGGCAGAAATTCTGCTCAACCTTTCAAAACATGGCGTAGAAGTTCCGTTAGATGACTTTATGATGAACGCCGATTTAGGTCTGAATCTCGAAACATTAAGGTCAGAATTCGCCATTTTGAGTGAGAACGCTTCGTCGATGCTTAACGCAACGGTATCGCCGCAACTTACTTTCTACAAAGGAGACTCATACTTAAAATTGGGTTCGGATTTTTCGTTTTTGAACTCGAAAAATTCAACCCGAACCAGCGACCAGATTCAGGAAAACAAAACCTATTGGTTCCCGAAAGCGGAGTTACAGTTTGCGGCAGCAGATGAATTTAAATTCTACGCAGGCGTGGACGGCGGCTTAAAACTGAATTCGTACGCCGAAATGCTTGAGGAAAATCCGTATTTAGTTTCCGATCAGGAACTGCGCGCGACTGAAACAAAGTATAAATTCTATTTCGGTTTACGAGGCGATATTGACCAAAGTATTAAATACGACTTCCGGGCCGGTTACGGGAAGATTAACGACGTAATGTTCTTCCGTTCAAACGGGTTGTTTGACGAAAGTTTCACGCTGAGCCGTGCTGCCTATGATTACGCCAACACGTTCTCAGCGGTCTATGATAACGGAACGGTGAGCGAAGTGAGAGGAAGCATCCAGTATTTTCCGTTAGCGAATCTTATAGTGGAAGGTGAACTTAATTTCGAGAAATATGACCTCGATAATTATGAAAATATTTACAATAAACCATTGTTAAATGCTGCGATCGGCGCGAAATATTCTCTTTTGGAGAAAAAGCTGAACCTCGGTGCAAAGGCTTTTTTCCGGTCCGATGCTACCACAAATTCATTTGCATTGACTCAATCTGTTCTTGCGCCCAATATTTACAGTTCTGTTGAAAACTTAGATGATAAAGTTGGTGGTTTTGCCGATTTAAATCTGTCTGCAGAGTACAAAGTTCACAAAAATTTCAGTATTTTTGCACTCGGAAATAATCTACTGAACACCAATTATCAGACTTTCAAAGGGTATAAAGTTTTGGGAGCGCAGTTTTTGGGAGGTGTGAAGATTAGTTTCTAA
- a CDS encoding Organic hydroperoxide resistance protein, whose amino-acid sequence MKNKFMKTLYTTSVTATGGRDGHVQSQNGIIDMEVRTPKALGGKSDDFANPEMLFAAGYSACFDSALNLVIGKSKTQTGETSVTAEVSIGQIDNGGFGLAVKLDVNVPGVTQEEAQALVEKAHQICPYSNATRNNIEVTLNVTNN is encoded by the coding sequence TTGAAAAATAAATTTATGAAAACACTGTATACAACAAGCGTAACCGCTACCGGCGGCAGAGACGGCCACGTACAAAGCCAAAACGGCATCATCGATATGGAAGTGAGAACGCCAAAAGCATTAGGCGGCAAATCGGATGATTTTGCGAATCCTGAGATGCTGTTCGCAGCGGGATATTCGGCGTGTTTCGACAGCGCGTTGAATCTTGTAATCGGAAAATCTAAAACCCAAACCGGCGAAACCTCGGTTACTGCAGAGGTAAGCATCGGCCAGATTGACAATGGCGGTTTTGGTTTAGCTGTGAAACTGGACGTGAATGTTCCGGGGGTTACACAGGAAGAAGCGCAGGCACTTGTTGAAAAAGCGCATCAGATCTGTCCATATTCGAATGCAACCAGAAATAACATTGAGGTGACCTTAAATGTTACGAATAATTAA
- a CDS encoding Organic hydroperoxide resistance transcriptional regulator, with product MQNILPLYSMEDPDTPKLDNQLCFPFYVIAKEITGMYRPFLEELDMTYSQYLVMMVLWEYERLTVNQIGEKLYLDSGTLTPLLKRLEAKNYIVRHRKKEDERVVEVFLTEEGNQLQKKACVIPGKMQQKLDLSEADLSTLKETLSRLLNKIEK from the coding sequence TTGCAAAATATCCTACCTTTATACTCGATGGAAGATCCGGATACACCCAAACTCGACAATCAGCTTTGCTTTCCGTTTTACGTGATTGCCAAAGAAATCACTGGTATGTACCGGCCTTTTCTGGAGGAGCTCGACATGACCTACTCGCAGTATCTTGTGATGATGGTTTTATGGGAATACGAGCGGCTGACCGTCAACCAAATCGGCGAAAAACTCTATCTCGACAGCGGAACATTAACGCCCTTGCTGAAAAGACTTGAAGCCAAAAACTACATCGTGAGGCATCGCAAGAAGGAAGATGAGCGTGTAGTGGAAGTTTTTTTAACTGAAGAAGGCAACCAGCTGCAGAAAAAAGCCTGTGTAATTCCGGGTAAAATGCAGCAGAAACTCGATTTATCGGAAGCAGATCTCAGCACATTAAAAGAAACACTCAGCAGATTACTTAACAAAATTGAAAAATAA
- a CDS encoding Oxygen-insensitive NAD(P)H nitroreductase has protein sequence MALLENLNWRHAVKAYDPTKKVSGQDLNKILEAARLAPTSSGLQPFRVIVVENQDLKEQMVKGALNPEVMRDCSHVLVFAAWDSYSAEKIDKVYDYHTEVRDLPQGRFSSYTDQLKQIYGAQTADENFAHTARQTYIALGLAMAQAAELKIDSTPAEGFSTEVVDEILGLKELGLRSVTLLYLGYRDSENDWLSHMKKVRIPMDEFVIIK, from the coding sequence ATGGCATTATTAGAAAACCTTAACTGGCGCCACGCTGTGAAAGCGTACGACCCAACCAAAAAAGTAAGCGGACAGGATTTAAACAAAATCTTGGAAGCAGCCCGTCTGGCGCCGACTTCATCCGGCCTCCAGCCTTTCCGCGTGATCGTGGTAGAAAACCAGGATCTGAAGGAGCAAATGGTAAAAGGCGCACTGAATCCGGAAGTGATGAGAGACTGTTCGCACGTTCTCGTTTTCGCAGCGTGGGACAGCTACTCAGCAGAAAAAATCGATAAAGTATATGATTATCACACCGAAGTGCGCGATCTGCCACAAGGCCGATTCAGCAGCTATACCGACCAGCTGAAACAAATCTATGGTGCGCAGACCGCCGACGAAAACTTCGCCCACACCGCAAGACAGACGTATATTGCATTAGGTTTAGCCATGGCGCAGGCAGCCGAACTTAAAATCGACAGCACGCCTGCTGAAGGTTTTAGCACTGAAGTGGTTGATGAAATTCTCGGATTGAAAGAGCTTGGTCTCAGAAGTGTTACCCTTTTATACTTAGGCTACAGAGATTCTGAAAATGATTGGCTGTCTCATATGAAAAAAGTGCGTATTCCGATGGATGAATTCGTGATTATCAAGTAA
- a CDS encoding Transaldolase has product MYFLLTINRFHNTAENLTFVKITINMKFFIDTANLDQIREAQDLGILDGVTTNPTLMAKEGISGKEAILNHYKTICEIAEGDISAEVLSTTYEEMIAEGDELAAIHPNIVVKIPMIKDGIKALKYFSDKGIKTNCTLIFSAGQALLAAKAGATYVSPFLGRLDDISVDGLNLIEEIRIIFDNYMFDTEILAASIRSPMHIINCAKIGADVITSPLVSILNLLKHPLTDSGLAQFVADAEKMG; this is encoded by the coding sequence TTGTATTTCCTTTTAACAATTAATCGTTTTCACAACACTGCTGAAAATCTTACCTTTGTTAAAATTACAATCAATATGAAATTTTTTATCGACACAGCCAACTTAGATCAGATCAGAGAAGCACAGGATCTTGGAATTTTAGATGGAGTTACCACCAACCCTACCCTGATGGCCAAAGAAGGCATCAGTGGTAAAGAGGCCATTCTGAACCATTACAAAACCATCTGCGAAATTGCAGAAGGAGATATTTCAGCAGAAGTTTTAAGTACAACCTACGAAGAAATGATTGCGGAAGGTGACGAACTTGCGGCCATCCATCCGAATATTGTGGTGAAGATCCCGATGATTAAGGACGGCATCAAAGCACTTAAATATTTCTCAGACAAAGGAATTAAAACCAACTGTACTTTAATTTTCTCTGCGGGGCAGGCATTGCTTGCAGCAAAAGCGGGCGCTACTTACGTTTCACCTTTCCTGGGAAGACTCGATGACATTTCTGTAGACGGACTGAATTTAATTGAAGAGATCCGGATTATTTTCGATAACTATATGTTCGATACCGAGATTCTTGCGGCTTCTATCCGTTCGCCAATGCACATCATCAACTGCGCGAAAATCGGTGCAGATGTAATTACTTCGCCATTGGTGTCGATCCTTAATTTACTTAAACACCCACTTACTGACAGCGGCCTCGCACAGTTCGTTGCGGATGCCGAGAAAATGGGATAA